DNA from Nitrospira sp.:
TCAAATTCGTGAATCCCAACGCGAATAAAACCTGCGGATGCGGGGAGTCGTTCTCCGCATAGCCGCCGGACCCAATCGACCTGCACAGCACCGGGCATGGTGGGATGACCTTGTCCAACCGTCAGAGGATCGTTATGGATCATGCACCCAAAGTCGCCGGTTCTCGCACCGAACTCCAAATGGCGCGCAGCATGTGCTGGCACTGCCAGTCGGAGGTGACGGGCGAGTACTTTTGCGACCGGTGCGTGAAGGTCCAGCCGCTTTCCAAGGAACTGGACTATTTCACCTGTCTGGGGCTTCCACGGCTCCTCACCATCGATGCGACAGGCCTTGAAAACAAGTTCTATGAAATGAGCCGCTCGTTCCATCCCGACTTTTATCAGACCAAGACCGATACGGAGCGCACCATCAGCTTGGGCAATTCCGCCCTCCTCAACACGGCCTATCGGACGCTCAAAGATCCCATTCAACGGGCCGAGTATCTTGTGCGCTTGGAAGCCGGCGCGGCCAAAGAAATCCGAAACTCTCCGCCGGCGGACCTGTTCGAAGAGATTCTGTCCCTGCAAGACGATCTCGAGGAGTTTCGAGCGGCTGCCGGTCACCCAACGGCGGACCTGACGGAACTGCGGGCCAAGCTCCAATCGGATCGCGAGGTGCTCGAACGCCGCCAAAAAGACATGGAATCCCGGCTCTTTGAACTCTTCGAAACCTGGGACCGATTACAACGCCAAGCAGAGCCTACCGAGCCGGTTCGCGCGAAGAAAGAATCCGTGCTGAAGGAGCTGCGCGAGCTGCTCTCCAACCGAACCTATGTCCGCAATATCGTCAACGACCTCGTCGCAACCGTTGGATAACCGCACCCATGACTCGTATCGTCGGCATCGATCTCGGCACCACGAATTCTCTCATCGCCTATATGGATGGGAAGACCCCCACCGTCGTTCCCGGGCGAAACGGCCGCACCATGGTTCCATCCGTCGTCGCCATGACCGACAACGGGTTGATCGTGGGCGATGCCGCCAAGGAACACCTGGTACGAAACCCGGAGCGGACCATCTACTCGGTGAAACGTTTCATGGGAAAGGGCCTGGCCGACGTGCAGAGCGAAGTACCCTATTTCCCCTATGCCTTGTCCGAACAAGGTGGGGTGATCCGCCTCCGCATCGGCGACAAGACCTATTCCCCCCCACAGATCTCCGCCATGATCCTCAAGGAACTCAAGCAGCGGGCGGAATCATACCTGGGAGAAAGTATCACAAAAGCCGTCATCACGGTCCCGGCCTATTTCAACGATAGCCAGCGGCAGGCGACGAAGGATGCCGGCATGATCGCCGGCCTGGAAGTGCTCCGGATCATCAACGAACCAACCGCCGCGTCCCTGGCCTATGGCCTCCAGGAACGGACCCAGGGGACGATCGCTGTGTATGACTTGGGTGGGGGCACCTTCGACATTTCCATCCTGAAGCTCAAGGACGGCATTTTTGAGGTCCTGGCGACGAACGGCGATACCCACTTGGGTGGAGACGACTTGGACCGGGCAATCGTTGATGTGTGCCTGAAGGAAATCCACGAGCAATATGGCATCGATATCAACCTGCATGCCGATGCCATGCAGAGCCTCCGCCTGGAGGCGGAACGGGCGAAGATTCGGCTGTCGGATGAACTGAAAACCAACATGACACTGGACCTCCCAGACGGGAGAGGCCAGTATCGGCGCGAGCTGACGCGCGATCAATTGGAAGGGCTGACCCTTCCCCTCATCGAACGGTCCCTCGGCCCTTGCCGCCTGTCGCTGAAGGATGCGGGACTCACACCCACGAACATCGACGAAGTGGTGTTGGTCGGGGGTGCAACCAGAATGCCGCTGGTTCGCCGGCTGGTGGAAGCCCTCTTCGGAAAACCTCCGCACTGCAACTTGAATCCCGATGAAGTCGTCGCCTTGGGCGCCGCTGTGCAGGCCGATATTCTCGCCGGCGGCACGACCGACATGCTGCTCCTCGACGTGACGCCCCTGTCGCTCGGCATCGAGACCATGGGCGGGGTCATGAGTTCGTTGATCCGCCGCAACACCACCATTCCGACCAGCGCTAAGGAGATGTTCACGACCTACGTGGACGGCCAAACCTCGGTGGACATTCACATCCTGCAGGGCGAGCGGGAACTGGTGAAGGACAACCGCAGCCTGGCGCGCTTCCAACTGAAGATGCCGCCGTTGCCGGCCGGCGTCCCCAGGATCGAAGTCAACTTCCTGATCGATGCCAACGGGATTTTGAACGTCTCCGCGCGGGATGTCCGGACAGGCGTCAGTCAGTCGGTGGCCGTGAAACCCTCCTACGGACTCTCGGACGATGAAGTGGAGCGGATGATCGGCGAGTCGTTCAAGTTTGCCGCGCAAGACTTCAAGGCCCGACAACTGATCGAAGCCCGCAACGAGGCTGAGGCCATCCTGAAGGCCACCGAGAAAGCCCTTGCGCAGGGAGGGCACTTGCTGGCGCCGGACGAATTGACCGCCATCAAGTCTT
Protein-coding regions in this window:
- a CDS encoding Chaperone protein HscB codes for the protein MDHAPKVAGSRTELQMARSMCWHCQSEVTGEYFCDRCVKVQPLSKELDYFTCLGLPRLLTIDATGLENKFYEMSRSFHPDFYQTKTDTERTISLGNSALLNTAYRTLKDPIQRAEYLVRLEAGAAKEIRNSPPADLFEEILSLQDDLEEFRAAAGHPTADLTELRAKLQSDREVLERRQKDMESRLFELFETWDRLQRQAEPTEPVRAKKESVLKELRELLSNRTYVRNIVNDLVATVG
- a CDS encoding Chaperone protein DnaK, yielding MTRIVGIDLGTTNSLIAYMDGKTPTVVPGRNGRTMVPSVVAMTDNGLIVGDAAKEHLVRNPERTIYSVKRFMGKGLADVQSEVPYFPYALSEQGGVIRLRIGDKTYSPPQISAMILKELKQRAESYLGESITKAVITVPAYFNDSQRQATKDAGMIAGLEVLRIINEPTAASLAYGLQERTQGTIAVYDLGGGTFDISILKLKDGIFEVLATNGDTHLGGDDLDRAIVDVCLKEIHEQYGIDINLHADAMQSLRLEAERAKIRLSDELKTNMTLDLPDGRGQYRRELTRDQLEGLTLPLIERSLGPCRLSLKDAGLTPTNIDEVVLVGGATRMPLVRRLVEALFGKPPHCNLNPDEVVALGAAVQADILAGGTTDMLLLDVTPLSLGIETMGGVMSSLIRRNTTIPTSAKEMFTTYVDGQTSVDIHILQGERELVKDNRSLARFQLKMPPLPAGVPRIEVNFLIDANGILNVSARDVRTGVSQSVAVKPSYGLSDDEVERMIGESFKFAAQDFKARQLIEARNEAEAILKATEKALAQGGHLLAPDELTAIKSSLATLDGARLSDDHKAIRSRIQDVEKVTHHFAELLMDTSLKEALENKKLSEIG